AATGCTTAAGTCGCATTGAATTTCCAGTACATGATTTAACTCGTGCTTTAAAAGATGAACGAAAGGATTCCACCAAAATACCGAACTAATCAAATACATAGATAACTTGATCCATGTGTCTTTATGTAAAAAATGAGTCCATTCATGCAGCAGGATATTTTTCAGTTCACCATCTGAAAACTGTATATCCGGCAGATAAATCGTAGGTTTAAAAAATCCTGTAATCATAGGGATACTGATTTCTTTGGATTGTATGATTTTAACCTTCATGTTTTTCTGGCTTTTCGCGATAATCTCATCCATACACAAAATAATTCGCATATCCCGTGTTCCGTCAACAACGCCGACAGAATTGTTCAATTGAATTAATTGGCATATATATTTTTGCAAATTATAAATGCTTCCTACCACCCAAACAACAAGCAGCACATCATAGATACGTATTACAACAACACCATCGAAAGCTGTAAATAGTGACATAGTAAGAAAATTAATAACAGCAGGCAAAATAATTTCAGAGGGTAAAACAACTGTCGCTGGAAGTTCAACGGAACAAAGCAAACGGAAAATGCTTGTAACTGTTAGAAGTGCCAAAGGTGCAATGCTGAAATGGATGAGAAAACTGTTGCGGCGCCTCATGAAGGCAATCATTGCAATATATATGTTGCACCAGAATATTGAAGTAATGAATGAAAAAATTGTGATGCTCATTTCTTCTCCCGCTTCCGTGCCTGTAATATAGCCTCCAATTTTTCCAATGTCTCGTTATCAATCTCATCATCTTGAATAAGCGTAGATACAAGACAGGCAATGGCAGAAGATTTAGATTTAAGATAATTTGCACTTTGCTTAAACTGCATTATGTGATATTTCTCTTGAGTAATCATCGGAGAAAACGTACGTCCATAATTTTTACCAGTCTTTATATAGCCGTCTACCTTAATTGCACCTTTTTCCAGTAAGCTGTTTAATAAAATATGAATAGAGCTGTCTTTCCAAGAACGTTCCGGAGAAAGTTCAATAATTTCAGAACGAGACAAAGCCCTGCCTTGTGTCCACATAAGCTCCATAATTTGCTGTTCATTTTTTGTTAACGAAAATGATGCTTTATCCATTAAATCACCTCAATATATTATATTTAATAAGGTTATATTAAGTATTACTATATTATATGTAATATTATAAGAACTTTTTTTTATAATGTCAATGAAAATCCAATTATACAAGATAGGTTTTAAGCTATATTTGTCAAGGGATTCCTGCTTAAACAATAAAACCAAGCAATTGATTTCGGTATTGTTCGTTAGTATATAGCTTTAAACCTTTTATTTGTATAAACTAAAATTCTCATTTTGTATTGACATATATAATTATGTTAAATATAATACAGTTATATTTAACATAATTATATTAATTTTCAAATAATGGACTTAGTAATGAAGGACAAGCATTAAAAGTGTGTCATGCGCAATAATTTACATACAAAAGAAAAAAGAAATATAAATGTGCACAATGACCCCTGATTAAGGAGTGTTTCTTATGTACATTTATATTCCTCTAGAAACACTACAGCTACTATTATTTTCAAAGGAACTGTTATCAATACCTAACTACAAATATTTTGTTTACTTTGTTTGCTTGTGGTAATACAAATCAAGGCAAATAACACCACTGGAGTATATTAGGCTTCATTGGCTCTTTTTTCACTAACCACTTCCCTTTGTTTTCCACTGATTTTCAGACTATTATTGGATAAATCTAAGGGTTTTCAGTGGGCAAACGATATCGATGACATAGCTACTCCAATGAACTTTTGGCATAATGCCCATGCTGCACTATTTCAGTTCTGTAATTAGGCTCTTAAGTATCCGGCCAGAACAGTAGCAGATACATACTTTAGCAATAAGTCATTCATCCAACCTTATATTAGATAGAACCACTCCTATAAAATATTCAAATAGTAGTTGACTTCAAACACAAGTTTATCGAGGGGATATCCCTTGGACATTAGAACTTAGTTTTAAAAAGCTTCGTATCTACCTGAGTACATTTTCCTTAGAAAAACTTGTTTTCTCCAAAACCGCATTAGATCAAGAAGTAGAGAAAAATATATCAGTAAAAGATGCTATACTTACTATTGCTTCATAACAGTAGTAAAGTTAAATTCTTAAGGCTTTAATTTGTGCAAAACTATAGTAAATTATAGAATCATTATTCCAAACAAGGGGGTTTTTATTATGCGAAAGATAATATCGTTTTTTACAGCTTTAGTTTTACTGCTGAGTTGTTTTACAATTATTCAACCAATTGCGGTAAAGGCAGAAGGTAAATCTACGTTGCCTTTTACAATAGCTGTTGAAAATTTAGTTGCAAACAATGTTGTAGATATTAAATTTTCAAGTGATGAAAAAGTACAATTGTACATTCATGAAGAAAACACTACTAAAAAAGAATCAATTTATTCATCAGTAGTAGAAAATAGCGTGTCTATAGAAGGAATTTTATTAAATCAAAAGTATAGCATTGATGTTGAAACAGTTTCAAAAGAATTATATACCGGTTATTTTATTTTATACAATAAGGCTGAAAGTGAAGTCATTGGGTTAATACTTGATATAAATAAA
The sequence above is drawn from the Clostridium formicaceticum genome and encodes:
- a CDS encoding M56 family metallopeptidase; its protein translation is MSITIFSFITSIFWCNIYIAMIAFMRRRNSFLIHFSIAPLALLTVTSIFRLLCSVELPATVVLPSEIILPAVINFLTMSLFTAFDGVVVIRIYDVLLVVWVVGSIYNLQKYICQLIQLNNSVGVVDGTRDMRIILCMDEIIAKSQKNMKVKIIQSKEISIPMITGFFKPTIYLPDIQFSDGELKNILLHEWTHFLHKDTWIKLSMYLISSVFWWNPFVHLLKHELNHVLEIQCDLSITSQMDEKDRIRYLESILKVMKSTGKKNFQHTIPVNSTALISTSKTKKIQQRFRLVLEYDGKKKQRIFPIFLLCGLILLSHFASYRFVIQPRYFPTVEAGYEETFIITPENSFLILNGDGTYSLYTDGQYRCNINQINEEPFSLLSVK
- a CDS encoding BlaI/MecI/CopY family transcriptional regulator, which codes for MDKASFSLTKNEQQIMELMWTQGRALSRSEIIELSPERSWKDSSIHILLNSLLEKGAIKVDGYIKTGKNYGRTFSPMITQEKYHIMQFKQSANYLKSKSSAIACLVSTLIQDDEIDNETLEKLEAILQARKREKK